From the Labeo rohita strain BAU-BD-2019 unplaced genomic scaffold, IGBB_LRoh.1.0 scaffold_641, whole genome shotgun sequence genome, the window TTGGtgtaaattcattgttttttgtaggagtagtattcattcattcacagctaaatttttccaaaaatccacattcaaatcaaaatagcagacttcctgttggtcgcagctaatggatgtaaattagaaagttgtccggcttgatgagaacaatatacataccgagtttggtgtctgtagctcaAACTAACCccccacttttgacaaaaggtggcgctatagagcgcctcctccacgcccatttatgagcctttgccagtgtctaactatcattaatactgatgtgtgtgttgagtttcatgacaatctaagcttattaagtgccccaaaaacacaggaaacaaatgttaaagtttgacacgttgccatggcaacagcatttaatgtatcaatgacccctttacagattctgatcggccgtgttttgacattattctgatgaagtttgaagcaaatcgggtaaaaataaccatgtgatatcaaagcatttttaaaagagacacacttcctgttgccagttggtggcgctataactttgactcctaatagtcacatctatgtgatcggcatcatacaacaaacaaacctCTGAAGTTTCATccgaatcagacaatgtgtgcagtagttattagccatttcctgtttctcatttctcgccataatttcaacgcctcgccacggccaaaccgttcgagatatcaaaaatcccctcacaatttttcatccccaatgtcttgagatcaggttgaccgagtttggtggcaattgggtaaaaaacctaggactagtatatcaaattccagagcatgcgtttttgacaaaacccagaataaccaacttcctgttgggattagctaatgACATAGAGTGTGAAAGTTGTTCAACTTGATGAGTTCtatatgtgtaccgagtttcatatgtgtaagtgcaagtatgtgtgctatatgaccctccaaattccagggggcgctgtagagtccccttgccacgcccgtgtaccagtctctgcccggccctaatggccgcagattccaaggtgtgtgccaattttcaagagtttttgagcatgttaagggccccaaaaccccccaaaaccttgaaaaaaaaataagaagaagaagaagaagaataaatatagctgcaagcagcgatgacgggCCCTCGCCGCCAGTGCAATCGCCATGCCGGTAGCATCAGGAAAATGGTGCCCAGTGGGCACATGCATTGACAGTAATCCTGTggcagtttggattgaagggttacagcaatgaaagggttaaaagcaaaCTGCGgcaacactttctatgaagcccatATTTATAATACTCTAAGGAGTGTTAGTTCACATGTAGTTGGACAATTGCTTATTGTCAATAGACTagggggaccatcaaaataaaacataatatataatgtaaaaaataaatgtaatatgatataGTCCGTTATAAATTAAGTAGATTTGATATGTTGTCCATTTTGTgttataaaaaatcataatcttaaaacttataacctcaaatactcaagtattttaatgtattataattgttcttatgattattcatgagatgatataacatattataaggtttttataatgcattatgcattcattataatccCTTATGAATaccattataatatattataaaaaggggctttatagaaagtgttacccaaaATGCTTTTACATCATTCTGATagactgagaatgagctgaaatagattccttatcctatgtGTCACGCTTGACGTCGTGTGCGGGAACAGATAcgcaggagagcggagatccaaacaatgcacttttaataaacaatccaaAGGAACAGACTCAGGGAAACAACGGGAACCAGCAACCAACGAcgagcaaaacaaactgaagacaATCTAATCACCGACAAGACCGTGTGGAACAAACAAAccttatatacacagaaactGGGGAAtggtcacaaacgagataacgaggggaagtacaaatataggcaagactaaaccaaaagaaacaaaacctaAGGGGGGAAACACGGACTAAACCAAATCTCAAAAAGCAAAAGGGGGAACAAATGGAAGAAAGCAAAAAACACTAGAAACAGgagggaaaaacactaggaaaaacaagacaaaacagaacacaatcctgacataCCCCCCCCCTCCctaaggcgcgactcgcgccgtaactATACACAAATgggtgggagggtgggcgccctggaggctgtGCCAGGCGGACACGGGGAAGCAGGGTGGTGCCTCCAGGGTGGGTCCAGGgaccatggcgggtctgggagttcagggagccatggccaagggTATAGTCCAGGCGGCCATGGTGGGTCTGGGAGTTccgggagccatggccaagggtatagtccaggcggccatggcgggtctgggagttccgggagccatggccgagcacacagttcatttggccatggcgggtctggggattcagagagccatggccgagcacacagtccttgtggccatggcgggtccggaggttcgggaagccatggccgggtaaacagttcaggaggccaaggctgaacaggggagtagcccccccccaaaattttcttgggggaatttaTAGGCAGCGCTGGATGAGGTGCTGACTCAGGAGGGCGAGCTaaaggaggagccgactcaggagggcgcgcaggagggcgcgctgacggaggagccgactcaggagggcgcgctgacggaggagccgactcaggagggcgcgctgacggaggagccgactcaggagggcgcgctgacggaggagccgactcaggagggcgcgctgacggaggagccgactcaggagggcgcgctgacggaggagccgactcaggagggcgcgctgacggcggagccgactcaggagggcgcgcaggagggcgcgctgacggaggagccgactcaggagggcgcgcaggagggcgcgctgacggaggagccgactcaggagggcgcgcaggagggcgcgctgacggaggagccgactcaggagggcgcgcaggagggcgcgcagactcaggagggcgcgcagactcaggagggcgcgcagactcaggagggcgcgcagactcaggagggcgcgcagactcaggagggcgcgcagactcaggagggcgcgcagactcaggagggcgcgcagactcaggagggcgcgcagactcaggagggcgcgcagactcaggagggcgcgcagactccggagggcgcgcagactctggagggttCCAGGGCAACTGCGACAAggcctgggacctggggagagcagggatagagaaGGTGGACAGAAggaagggagaagcagagagtctgTGGGGGAGCGCCGACTCCgagggaggatccacagcagAAGCAGCCAcgtcaggaggcattggcacgGCTTCTCTAACTGACAGGAGCTCTGGAGCTGACTTGAGACctgacgggacctctggagcagacttgagaccagacaggaactctggagcaggcctgagaccaggcgggagctggagcggagcaggaaaccgcgttctggcctgggacctggggaaagcagtgATAGAGGAGGAAGACtgaatagggggagaagcagAAAGGTTGTTGAGGGACGCCGCCTCCcttggaggatctacagccgtggctgacacctctgggggcatgggcgcggcTTCTCTGGCGGAAGGGGCCTTGGGCCCAGACGGGCTCTCAGTGGCGAACTTGTGAGCCGACGTGACCTCGGGAGCACAGTGTgccgcccacacacaccaaatagcCACCGCCATTAGGGGAAGAGCAACTGCGGATGGCAGGATCTCTGTATTAGGCTCGTGAAGACCCGCtgtggcgtgacttgactcaggaagtggAGCGGtgtcttggcttggctcgtggggaacagctgtgatttGGTTTGACTCAGGAAGTGCCGAAGGAGACGTGGGCTCTGGAGGGAGCTcttgaggagcgggctctggacggcgctcttgaggagcgggctctggacggcTGGACGACCCCAACGGAGACTCTGGAGGGCTGGGCGTCTCCAGCGGAGACACTGGATGAGCAGGCTCTGTACGAGCGGTCGCTTGAGGGCGCTCTGGCGGGTCCGTGAGCTCGGgtgcggcagccatcttggccgggggctcaggcttggcggccatcttggccgggggctcaggcttggcggccatcttggccgggggctcaggcttggcggccatcctGGCCGGGGCGCAGGCTTGGCGGCCCTCTTGGCCTTGGGGcgcaggcttggcggccatcttggccggagactctggcgtggctgccatcttggccggggattcaggcttggtgaccaTTTTGGCCGGGaactcaggaacggaggccatcttggccggggattcaggcttggcagccatcttggccggagactctggcgtggcagccatcttacgtgcagactctggcgtggcggcagacatcttgcgtgcagactctggcgtggcggcagccatcttgcgtgcagactctggcgtggcggcagccatcttgcgtgccgactctggcgtggcggcagccatcttgcgtgccaTGGGCGGTGTCCGAGTGCTCGCCGCGGGTTCCATGGTGCAAGCAGGGGTGGACACTCGGATCGTCGCTGCCCATGCTGACATTAGCGGGGGTCCAGCACACTGGCCACCACGGTTGGCCATGACCTTGGAGGGCTGGCCGCGATCTCCGGACTGACGATGAGAGAGGAGGGAGTATGAACAGGAGGAAGCGCAGGAAGACCAGAGGGAGCGGACCGGTTGGGACGGCATGTGGAGGAAGCCGGTTGATGGTGGGCTGGAGCGGCAACGTGTTCTCTAATGGGGGAAAGATTGGAATCTTTCACATCCACGTAAAAATCGGAATGACAGAGGGTGAGGACCTGGTTGATAAATTCAGCAACCGGTTTATAGCGATCCTCATAGGGTATGgatgaggtcatcttgtgttcatcctttGTATTATAGTCTTCATCTGCTAGTTTAGAAGTgtgatatttgaaatgtttttgtggtctctgaaaatatgataaacatatttcttaagaatgacttgtttttcatatgtaaaaagttgtgaagagttaggataatgcactttaaatacactctgtctctctcagtcTCTGACAGCCACCCTCCCCCACTGTCAACactcacacttacacacacacttaacacacacacacacacacacagagttagagtgagagagttagagtgagatcagatgtttaatagttttttaattttctatttttagtagactattttatattgatggaagtaagcatttatttctcagaatgactagttctatgtatgaaaaaagttttgaagtgtttggatgctgcattttaaaattacggttatgttttttactgctaGTTTAaaaaatcaccataaatcaaccgttcaagatatcccaaatccgctcgcaatttaacatcttcagtatgttggcatcatgttgacaaagtttggtgtgaactacttattcctgcttggaggagtatgaatttgtttatagcctgatttttccaaaaatccacattcaaatcaaaatagcagacttcctgttggtcgcagctaatgggtgtaaattagaaagttgtccggcttgatgagaccaatatacatacaaagtttggtgtctgtagctaaaactaaccccccaacttttgacaaaaggtggcgctatagagcgcctcctccatgcccatttatgagcttttgccagtgtctaactatcattaatactgatgtgtgtcttgagtttcatgaaaatccaaccttattaagtgccccaaaaacacaggaaacaaatgttaaagtttgacacgttgccatgacaacagcatttaatgtatcaacgacccctttacagattctcatcggccgtgttttgacattattctgatgaagtttgaagcaaatcgggtaaaattaaccatgtgatatcaaagcatttttaaaagagacacacttcctgttgccagttggtggcgctataactttgactcctaatagtcacatctatctgatcggcatcatacaacaaacaaaccactgaagtttcatcagaatcagacaatgtgtgcaatagttattagccatttcctgtttctcatttctcgccataatttcaacgcctcaccacggccaaaccgttcgagatatcaaaaatcccctcacaatttttcatccccaatgtcttgagatcaggttgaccgagtttggtggcaattgggtaaaaaaacctaggactagtatatcaaattccagagcatgcgtttttgacaaaacccagaataaccaacttcctgttgggattagctaatgACATAGAGTGCAAAAGTTGTTCAGATTGATGAGTTCtatatgtgtaccgagtttcatatGTGTATGTGCAAGTATGTGTGATATATGACCCTTCAaattccagggggcgctgtagagtccccttgccacgcccgtgtaccagtctctgcccggccctaatggccgcagattccaaggtgtgtgccaattttcaagagtttttgagcatgttaagggccccaaaaccccccaaaaccttgacaaataataataagaagaagaagatgaagaacaaaaaacaatagggccttcgcccttttaataataacaaagaatcctaagaaaaacaatagggctcttgccctttcagggctcgtgctctaataataataataataataataataataatccttcgaaaaacaatagggccttcgccctttagggctcgggccctaataataagtttaaatagcataacAGTATGTTGGCTCTCCaagccaacataataataattaaagctgcaagcagcgatgaaagggccctcgcacccgggctcaccgccgatcggAGGTgaatggtgggcactatgcttttcacatagtaaatttTAGAGGAATCTGTCAAAGTCATTAAGATGTGCagaacttcctgctgccagctggtggcgctatacctataactgaatattggaatgtagatgtgttcaggccagcacttttatcaaacatatgaagtttggtgcagactgAACATAGTATACTTGATCTAGTGTaagacatgacatatcctgctgccaagaggtggcgctatgattatatctgaatatttgtctttagatgtcttcaggctagtactcttaccaaacatgtgaagtttggtgcagatcagacattgcatgtttaagttagtgtaaaacaagtaatttcctgttgccaacaggtggcgctatgataataAGTGAATTTTggcctctagatgtgttcaggccaggactcttatcgaacgtatgaagtttggggcagatcggacattttATGGCAGAGTTACAACATCTTGTATTTCCATGGCGAAACATTGAACTTTGTCAGgctgccacggacacgccctccagcgaaaactcaagatcttcacaatttaacatcgcaaaggcctttagagtagactgaccaaatttcgtgttgatctgaataaatctctaggaggagtctGTTACAGAGTAAAACTTGtcatcacttcctgttgccagcaggtggcgctatgactaaaactgaatatggtcatgggtatgtgttcaggaccggactcttatcaaacatgtgaagtttggggcagatcagacattgtatggctgagttataacaacttcgattttcatggcgaatcatcgaaatttgacaggccgccacggacacgccctccagcgaaaactctagatcttcgcaatttaacgtcacaaagggctttagattagactgaccaaatttggtgttgatccgaataaatctctaggaagagttcgttttaatacgacgcctggaaatggcaaaaatgacacaaaatttgctgagaaaatgaaaaatatctgacttcctgttgggtttcggattttcctccaagagacttttttgtgggtattttcaccagttctgatgcgtgtgcaaagtttcctGACTTTTcgggcatgtttaggccctcaaaaatgcgattcattttggagaagaagaagaataaaaataataataataataataataataataataaacggagcaattccaagagggtcctcgcaccaccggtgctcgggccctaataattgCGCTTGGGgggtcgttgtcttgctgcaATGGCCCACTTTCACTTGGgacattttcctttaaattCTGCTGGTAAAATTCAGAATTCATcgttccatcaatgatggcaagccgtcctggcccagatgcacactgtaaaaaaattacagtaaaaaaacgaCAGCTGTGGTTGCCGGAATTTTAACGTAAAAATATAGTCCAGTGTTTttggttttacatttaaataccataATTCCATTAACTGATGTAATATCAATATGGCAATCTATTGAAGTACTGTTTTGTagctttgtaatacactgattaTCACCAAAAGCAGCTGGTgctgagaaagtcacatgatgagcCAAAGCCCATcgcaaacagcttttaaatacacagaaaagtACACAGAGTCATTCACACAAActctaaacaccatcatggtaacacacatgcaactgaaataatgcaataaacattatttaacaacattagatgtaacatacaaccctaatgtacaaaactgatgagaaaaactaagaagaaaatatcgttatttcaacaacaacaacaacaacaaaaaaacatcacatttgaaatgtaatgcaGGAAATtttgggaatgtcaatttatggtTATTCACCGTAAATTATAcgttctttttcacttccaaaaatgGTAGactaccgtaaaattacatgcaatgtccaGTACGGTTTTTCACCATATATAGTAAGGAAACTTACTGTTAagcatttaacagttttttactgtagcatttttacagtcatttgcagttaaattcactgtcattttttacaaaacaggcccagaattcaaatatttttctgttaatctgcatttacattacataatgACCTATCTATTttgacaaattatatttttcttctgTTCGAAAATGAATCCCGCATTTATGTAAGGGATGAGAGATTTTTGTCACTCCTGAAACTCCTCTGCTTGTACACCGTATGTGACTGTTAGCATCACGACCAAACTAAACTTCTATTCAGATTCAGAAAGGATTATATTTAGCCTAGAAAGTGCACAAATGTCCTTCCTTTATAATCACTAAAAAGGTGTCACTTACTTcagttcatcgcaatctcacaaagttccttTACAATCATTGAACCCCACCCGCAccctccttttttaaaaaaaaaaaataaattaaaattaaatatgtggTTCCCCCTTAAAGCTCctgtctttttctctttttccatCTCTCCAACCCTGTTCTGCTCACAGGTCATTGGAGATAACTGCTTTGTTGCAGTTTGctgatttttgtaaaataaattcttttttgcttttaaaataaaagtgatttCATGTTACTTGTTTGTtgctaataaataattcataataatactGATGATATAGTAAATAATCAAATGAAACTGTGCTTGTTTTTGAAGCTGCGGTTGCGTATTTGTTTTGCAAGAGTTGGCAACAGTGCCTACGGTGGTTTTCACTGTCTGAGAAAACAGACATGTTGCTGCAAAAGGTAAAACCAAGAGATGAGTGTGCGAATGTTCGTGAAACATCAGTATTTCAACATTGTGCAGGGCAAGAATGATTCAGACAACAGGTGTTAAAAAACAGAACTGAATTGAGAGTTTTGCAATATGAACAtattcatatatgtatataaataagagCCTGATAACTGAAGTAACCTGATCTGACAGATAGTTAACAGTTTTTCTGTCACGTTGAACAACATCACAACACAAACGGTGAGTTTCTGTGTAATTCTTAATCATTTACCTCACAAAACATTCAGACATTTATACAACATTCAGGTAATTATTCAGCAAAATTGTTTTGTACTTTCTTTAAGATTCTTACGCTAAGGCAAGACTGCAGTAAGAGAAGATGGCAGTAAGTTCAAGTTTTCCTTTGTTTTGATCACACTTGTAGAGTTTTTCCTTCTAATTTCATGTGATTTGATCTGTATAAATGAGGATGATGATCAGTTGTGTTTCTCTCTGTAGATGACGGTGTTTGTCACGGCTCTGCTCTCTGTTTTCATGGGGTTTACTGTGTCTGTTTCTTATGCATTCAACCCATTCGACTGTTCTGACGTCTATAAATCAGGAGAAACAGTCAGTGGGATTTACACCATCTATCCAGCAGGTGATCTTCCTGTCTGGGTTTACTGTCATATGATCTCAGATGGGAAAAATGCAGTCAACGGAGGATGGACAGTAAGAATGTGACTCTAGATCATTGAACACACATCAAAACATTGATTATGAatcatatattgtatataaaccCATCACAGGTGATTCAGAGGAGAATGGACGGCAGTGTGAATTTCTATCGGCCGTGGAATCAGTACAAGAGAGGATTTGGGAATGTGGAGGGTGAATACTGGCTGGGTAAGATCTCACAGCGTGTGTCCGTTTGTGTGGATGTTCATGTCCAGTGTTTGCTTGAACGTGttcttcatgtgtgtgtgtgatcagggCTGGAGAACATGTACCAGCTGACACGCAACAGGAAGTACATGCTGAGAGTGGATCTGGAGGACTTTGATGGAAGGAAAGGTTTCGCTCTGTACTCGTCCTTCTCTGTGGGTCCTGAAGCTGACGGGTACAAACTACAAGTTTCAGGATTCACTGATGGAGGAGCTGGTAGGACACTTTTATTTATACTCATGAATATGCATTGATAAAATCACACTTGAACTAGAGATGCACCGATGTATCGGCCAACAATCGGTATTGGCTGATAAAagcaatttatttcaatatcGGCCATTGGCCAATTGTTCAAAATCAGCCGATGATCAGGACCGATAGTATCCTGTCAATCAAAAGGTAGACTGCAACTCATACTGTGAGTGAAGAAAATCTGTTGAATTAGGGGCTGTCAAAATTAACGTGACAATTAGgcaataacaattacaaatagCAACATTAAAGCAGGCCATTTGACTATATGACTCACCAGTAGTTCAAGCCAGCATTGCCAGACCCGCAGTTTTTCTCTATACGCCTGTATGCATGTAGCGAGCATCGAATCTGATCATCACAAAGAGCTCTGTGCTTTCTTACTTCTGATTAGAAACAACGTCTCAGCTTTTAAATCCTGTACATTCTATCACGAAAACAACGAATGTCGTTTTGACGCTTTTAAATGTGACGTGACAGATCGTTATTGCGCCTCACTTTAAGCAGCAGCGCGAATATTTTCCAGTTAAAAAATACACATGATGAATGCACGATATAAGGCATGATGGCAGATATAGTATGGGTTACCAACATGTACCATGTCTAATGTAattgctcaatcagtgtttcaaacgCGGGAAGACGCCAATAAAACAGATTGTGAACAGTATGTCACTTAATATAATGACATTTACCTCAGCAAAGTTATCCGCTGTTCACAGTTCATTATTTAGCTATAAAACAACACTAAAGaggagtttttttgttttacttaatgtatttatgaagaaaaaaaaagtttatgggACATTCTACCATAAACGTAGcctacattattttattattattgtttgattttgtgaATGGAAGAACTCTTCTTAAGAAGAGCTTCTTAAGATCCTCTTTTAAGCCGGCCTGGGACGCTTTCACTTTCGCTTTTGAATTCATGACCATCACAATTCACAAGATAAGATAATTGTCTGTTGTGCTTGTAACTATCcactgtttaaaattaaaacaaatgcttAAAAGACAAATTAACTTATGTAATGTTAATAAACATAAACGAATAAGACGATTAAGATGAGGCATGGCACCTTTAGCAAACAAGGAGGAATacataacatttaaagaaatcCTCCATAGTGTAACGTGACATAAACAGCaaagacaaaaacagcaaaGACAAAACCATATTTTCGcttgaaaaccaaatcctccaCCCTGTCCACTATGATTTGTTTTCGCGTCATTTGTGCCGCTCTGCTGACGCGGCGAGTATAAAGCAGACTCTGCTTCCAAATCGCTCGCACTGAAAGCCCCTCTCTCACTTACTTCACGTGATCAGAAAAATCTATCAGTATCGGCAGAGAAATTCAGTAAGCTTGAACAAATGTTTACTTGCTCACAGACATTCAGATCTTTTTTGTAATTCCACTGAAACATATTCTTCATGTAAATAAGGATGCATCGATGTACTGGCTCAAACttgacaaattttattttttaatcacggcaaataaataaataaataaataaataaaaaacaaataaattataccACCAGCCTGATAAAAGAGCTGGAGTCTGTGATGTATAGTAACAAAGCGCAAATACTTTGgggtttcactttattttgatggtccctttAACACATTCTGTTGACTATAGGTAACACtgcatctatatatatatatatatatatatatatatatatatataattctcaCTAGAGTGTTAGTAGACTGGTGGGGTGAGGGTTACAATAAGTTGACATGTACTTGcaaaagttacttatagtcagttGGGAGGCCATCACAATAAAGAGTTTTCAGATATTAAGCAGAGAGCCTACTAAAACTCTAATTAGTTGACATATGGGTGCAATGTTACTTATTGTcaacagaatgttcaaaaggcaccatcaaaaaaaaagtgttacctACTTCGGTACAGTAGGCCTACATAAGTGCAGTCTTTCGGTATCGGCTATCGGTATCATAAATATGTTGTAAAAAAGTCAACTTATTTATTATGATCATAAATAAGATGTTAACGTCATCAGTGATACTCTTCCTCTTTGCAGGCGACTCTTTGTATTACCATAATGGACAGAATTTCAGCACCTTTGACAAGGACCAGGACCTCTATAGTACTAACTGTGCCAAACAGTATCTCGGGGCATTTTGGTACAATGCCTGTCACACTACCAACCCCAACGGTGTGTATTTGTGGGGAGAAGATGGCACCATTCATGCCATTGGAGATGTTTGGTCCAGCTGGAAGAACAATTTTGCTGTCGCTATGAAATCCATCAGTATGAAGATCAAACCTGTGCCCTAGAAACAGTTTTTCAGGAGCAAACATCTGATGTtgttttcactatattacaaatgtgaaggtttaagtttttattttcctCAGTGTAAGCGAATCAACCATTATCTGCTTTTGGTCTTTTGATTTACTGTTATATAAATGAACTTCCAATAAACTCCTGCATTGAAAGCATTGTGTCGTAATGGACATTGTGTCAGATGTGGTCAGATCTCATCAGAAATCAATCGTTTTATGAACAATAAATCATTACATAAgtgaaacaaatgtttaaataaaggaGATAAAGTTGTAAACAAGTTAAATAAATGAGATAAATCATTAAATGAGTGAAATAAATGAGGCGCCACGGaggatttaaatcaaacttcacttatcaatacatacataaaacatgtgtatacatatacacctataaattacttgcatatacatgtatactacTGGATGATCAATATATGTAGGGATGAGCGGGGCACCACCTAAGGCGGGGTTAGTTTTAACAcgcgtggtttaaatatttccacacacccTAGCGTAACCAAATTTACGGcgtttactagttgccatagcaacactatacagagaaaaaag encodes:
- the LOC127161415 gene encoding microfibril-associated glycoprotein 4-like, with product MAMTVFVTALLSVFMGFTVSVSYAFNPFDCSDVYKSGETVSGIYTIYPAGDLPVWVYCHMISDGKNAVNGGWTVIQRRMDGSVNFYRPWNQYKRGFGNVEGEYWLGLENMYQLTRNRKYMLRVDLEDFDGRKGFALYSSFSVGPEADGYKLQVSGFTDGGAGDSLYYHNGQNFSTFDKDQDLYSTNCAKQYLGAFWYNACHTTNPNGVYLWGEDGTIHAIGDVWSSWKNNFAVAMKSISMKIKPVP